Proteins found in one Canis aureus isolate CA01 chromosome 19, VMU_Caureus_v.1.0, whole genome shotgun sequence genomic segment:
- the NBEAL2 gene encoding neurobeachin-like protein 2 isoform X6 encodes MEPALGPGVQKDLGYLQQWLKAFVGAFEKSISLSSLEPRRPDEAGAEVPLLPPDALHVLAEQLDEGDLEQALVLLKLFIILCRNPENVEAGWGQVLVPRVLALLRKLSTELKGAPGSQEGQGPQLESVALHALLLCEGLFDPYQTWRRQHSGEVISSREKSKYKFPPAALPSEFGAFFQESLQDADGLPPMLLLRLVHLFGAVLAGGKENGQMAVSAGSVQGLLGVVRGWDHGPAQDPRLVPLALEALVGAVHVLHASRTPPRGPELRTLLEGYFRILNADWPAGPSPGPEEALVTLRVSMLDAIPRMLVCEDRPVLQATFLSNNCFEHLTRLIQNSKVLDQDTDAIAVHVVRVLTCIMSGSPSAKEVFKERIGFPHLHEVLQSHGPPTHRLLQELLNMAVEGDHSVCPPPPILNEQPVLMLMQWLPALPTAELRLFLAQRLRWLCDSCPASRATCVQAGLVGHLLETLGAGAALGAHCQEQLLALLQALGRVSLRPLELRCLLRAPAGLDSGPAGAEAGNARHAGAVIRALSGMARHQGGARALHYFDLTPGMAGIMVPPVQRWPGPGFTFHAWLCLHPVAAAPGPAPSRPPQRKQLYSFFTSSGSGFEAFFTAAGTLVVAVCTRKEYLTMSLPEVSFADSAWHCVAIVHVPGRRPFSQNLVHVYKDGQLVQTAPLRCPSLSEPFSSCCIGSAGHRTTTTTTGPPTPPVPAALAHAHPSFSRSQSVPATAGLGWGSGLVAPLQEGTISSTLAGTQDTRWGSPTSLEGELGTIVIFHEALPPAALRALFTLGPNEVAPFKPESELHELSTKLLLHYSPQACRNNICLDLSPGHGLDGRLTGHRVETWDVKDVVTCVGGMAALLPLLERVASQPQEAEAGPAETHDLVGPELTSGHNTQGLLLPLGKSSEVRMERNAVAAFLLMLRNFLQGHAVNQESLVQCQGPAIIGALLRKVPSWAMDMNVLMSAQLLMEQVAAEGSGPLLYLLYQHLLFNFHLWSPSDFAVRLGHIQYMSSIVREHRQKLRKKYGVQFILDALRTHYSPQREHPLAADDVHTVQTSLLGLVRELLVRSSATDDMQVVLSFLVAAGDDGQVVGALDLLLALLQGSPAQESLAIFLLEQGNLEVLLALLVQPRSLPLLPDRVCKILRKLQQNERLPERSRQRLRLREYSLQGLIACLPEGAASPQLCQGLYKLFLGADCVNLSDLLAVVQLSLQADLSVRLDVCRQLFHLIYGQPDIVRLLARQAGWQDVLTRLYVLEATTVASPLPFSPEPALCKPPTESPETSDVFLPSETPSPDPDTFYHALSPFCIPFDLGLERASVGSCNTAGGGGGSGSGTLTPASQPGTPSPLDGPRPFPVAHGRHSSSLSNVLEDGSLPEPTTSGDDASNASNPQQTSEEELCNLLTNVLFSVTWRGVEGSDEAAWRERGQVFSVLTQLGASATLVRPPDCIKRSLLEMMLESALTDIKEAPVGVLASLTQQALWLLRLLQDFLCAEGHGNQELWSEKLFEGVCSLLDRLGAWPHLANGTADLREMAQIGLRLVLGYILLEDPQLHAQAYVKLHSLLQTTVPMRREEACYVLSKLEAALARALNTSPSKTTTQDKESPSAAAAATERCSWLVPLVRTLLDRAYGPLGLQWGLPSLPPTNGSPTFFEDFQAFCATPEWRHFIDKQVQPTMSQFEMDTYAKSHDLMSGFWNACYDTLMSSGQRRQRERTQGRRAFQELVLEPAQRRVRLEGLRYGAAVKQQAAQQSTALLHWGALWRQLSSPCGAWALRDPPVPRWKLSSAETYSRMRLKLVPNHHFNPHLEASALRDNLGEGPLTPTEEASLPLAVTKEAKVSTLPEELQEDQLSEEELAALEKAMQAVELDEQHEKLVLSAECQLVTVVAVIPGLLEITTQHVYFYDGSAERVETEEGIGHDFRRPLTQLREVHLRRFNLRRSALELFFIDQANYFLNFPCKVGGAIASSPCQAPRPQPYPIPPHTQVRNQMYSLLLRLRPPAQGYLSSRSPQEMLRASGLTQKWVQREISNFEYLMQLNTIAGRTYNDLSQYPVFPWVLQDYVSPTLDLSNPAVFRDLSKPIGVVNPKHAQLVREKYESFEDPAGTIDKFHYGTHYSNAAGVMHYLIRVEPFTSLHVQLQSGRFDCSDRQFHSVAAAWQARLESPADVKELIPEFFYFPDFLENQNGFDLGCLQLTNEKVGDVVLPPWASSPEDFIQQHRQALESEYVSAHLHEWIDLIFGYKQRGPAAEEALNVFYYCTYEGAVDLDHVVDERERKALEGIISNFGQTPCQLLKEPHPARLSAEEAAQRLARLDTNSPSIFQHLDQLKAFFAEVISEGVPLVLAVVPHRQSHSFTIQGSSDLLVTVSASGLLGIHNWLPYDRNINNYFSFNKDPTIGNPKMQRLLSGPWVPESGVSGQALAVAPDAKLLFSGGHWDGSLRVTALPRGKLLKQLNRHLDVVTCLALDTCGIYLISGSRDTTCMVWRLLQEGGLSVGLASKPVQVLYGHEAAVSCVAINTELDMAVSGSEDGTVIIHTVRRGQFVAALRPPGATLPGPVFHLALGSEGHIVVQSSARERVGAQVTYSLHLYSVNGKLRASLPLVEQPTALAVTEDFVLLGTAQCALHILHLNKLLPAAPPLPMKVPIRSVAVTKERSHVLVGLEDGKLIVVGAGQPSEARSSQFARKLWRSSRRISQVSSGETEYNPGEAR; translated from the exons ATGGAACCAGCTTTGGGGCCTGGGGTCCAG aAGGACCTGGGCTACTTGCAGCAGTGGCTAAAGGCCTTTGTGGGTGCCTTCGAGAAAAGCATCTCCCTGTCCTCTCTGGAGCCACGCAG ACCAGATGAGGCGGGCGCAGAGGTGCCGCTGCTGCCACCAGACGCACTGCATGTGCTGGCAGAGCAGCTGGACGAGGGGGACCTGGAGCAAGCCCTGGTGCTGCTTAAGCTCTTCATCATTCTCTGCAG GAACCCAGAGAACGTGGAGGCGGGCTGGGGCCAGGTGTTGGTGCCCCGGGTGCTGGCTTTGCTGAGGAAGCTGTCAACCGAG CTGAAAGGAGCCCCAGGATCGCAGGAGGGCCAGGGGCCGCAGCTGGAGAGCGTGGCCCTGCACGCCCTGCTCCTCTGCGAGGGCCTCTTTGACCCCTACCAGACCTGGCGGCGCCAGCACAGTGG ggaagtCATCAGTTCCAGGGAGAAGAGCAAATACAAGTTCCCTCCGGCTGCTTTGCCCAGTGAATTTGGAGCCTTCTTCCAAG AGAGCCTGCAGGATGCAGATGGCTTGCCTCCCATGCTGCTGTTGCGTCTCGTCCATCTCTTTGGTGCTGTCCTTGCGGGAGGGAAG GAGAACGGGCAGATGGCTGTGAGCGCTGGCTCTGTGCAGGGCCTGTTGGGTGTGGTACGGGGCTGGGACCATGGGCCAGCCCAGGACCCCCGCCTAGTGCCCCTGGCGCTGGAGGCACTCGTGGGGGCAGTACATGTCCTGCATGCCAGCCGCACACCCCCTCGTGGGCCAGAGCTCCGCACCCTGCTTGAGGGCTACTTCCGCATCCTTAATGCCGACTGGCCAGCGGGCCCAAGCCCAGGCCCTGAAGAGGCCCTTGTCACCCTACGGGTCAGCATGCTCG ACGCCATCCCCAGGATGCTGGTATGTGAGGACCGGCCGGTGCTACAGGCCACCTTCCTCAGCAACAATTGCTTCGAACACCTGACTCGCCTCATCCAGAACAGCAAG GTATTGGACCAGGACACAGATGCCATTGCAGTGCACGTGGTCAGGGTCCTGACCTGCATCATGAGCGGCTCCCCCTCAGCCAAG GAGGTGTTTAAAGAGCGCATCGGCTTCCCTCACCTGCACGAGGTTCTGCAGAGCCACGGTCCCCCCACGCACCGGCTGCTACAGGAGCTACTCAACATG GCTGTGGAGGGCGACCACAGCGTATGTCCGCCGCCACCAATCCTCAACGAGCAGCCGGTACTGATGCTGATGCAGTGGCTGCCGGCGCTGCCCACGGCGGAGCTGCGGCTCTTCCTCGCACAACGCCTTCGGTGGCTCTGTGACAGCTGCCCTGCCAGCAGGGCCACGTGCGTGCAGGCAGGCCTGGTGGGCCACCTGCTGGAGACACTCGGCGCGGGGGCAGCCTTGGGGGCCCACTGCCAGGAGCAGCTGTTGGCATTGCTGCAAGCGCTGGGCCGCGTGTCTCTAAGGCCCCTGGAGCTGCGCTGCCTGCTACGCGCCCCCGCAGGACTGGACTCCGGGCCGGCTGGGGCCGAGGCCGGGAACGCCAGACACGCCGGTGCCGTCATCCGCGCGTTATCGGGCATGGCCCGGCACCAGGGCGGCGCGCGCGCCCTACACTACTTCGACCTGACGCCCGGCATGGCGGGTATCATGGTGCCGCCCGTGCAGCGATGGCCGGGACCCGGCTTCACCTTCCACGCCTGGCTCTGTCTGCACCCCGTGGCCGCGGCCCCTGGCCCGGCCCCCTCCCGGCCACCCCAGCGAAAGCAGCTGTACAG CTTCTTCACCAGCAGCGGCTCGGGGTTTGAGGCCTTCTTCACAGCAGCCGGGACGCTCGTGGTGGCCGTGTGTACCCGGAAGGAGTACTTGACCATGAGCCTGCCTGAGGTGTCCTTTGCCGACTCTGCCTGG CACTGTGTGGCCATCGTCCATGTGCCTGGGCGCCGGCCCTTCAGCCAAAACCTGGTCCACGTCTACAAAGATGGCCAGCTGGTCCAGACAGCGCCCCTTCGCTGCCCCTCTCTCAGTGAG CCTTTCTCCTCCTGCTGCATCGGCTCCGCTGGGCACCGCACAACGACCACCACCACGGGGCCACCCACGCCACCGGTCCCTGCTGCCCTGGCTCACGCGCATCCCTCCTTTTCCCGCTCCCAGTCAGTCCCAGCCACCGCAGGGCTTGGCTGGGGGTCTGGACTGGTGGCCCCCCTGCAGGAGGGCACCATCAGCTCCACCCTTGCAGGCACACAGGACACTCGGTGGGGCAGCCCCACATCCCTGGAGGGGGAGCTAGGGACCATAGTCATCTTCCATGAAGCGCTGCCGCCAGCGGCCCTGCGGGCCCTGTTCACCTTGG ggcCCAATGAGGTGGCACCCTTCAAGCCCGAGAGTGAGCTGCATGAGCTTAGCACCAAGCTGCTCCTCCATTACTCACCTCAG gcctgtAGGAATAACATCTGCCTGGACCTGTCCCCTGGCCATGGGCTGGATGGCCGCCTGACGGGCCACAGGGTGGAGACCTGGGACgtgaag GACGTGGTGACTTGTGTGGGAGGCATGGCTGCCCTGTTGCCCCTGCTGGAGCGAGTGGCCTCACAGCCCCAAGAGGCCGAGGCAGGTCCAGCCGAGACACATGACCTTGTGGGGCCTGAACTGACCTCTGGCCACAATacccagggcctgcttctcccactgggCAAGTCCTCAG AGGTGCGCATGGAGAGGAATGCCGTGGCTGCCTTTCTGCTGATGCTGCGGAACTTCCTGCAGGGCCATGCTGTGAACCAGGAGAGCCTGGTGCAGTGCCAGGGGCCTGCCATCATTGGGGCCCTCCTGCGTAAG GTTCCCAGCTGGGCCATGGACATGAACGTGCTCATGTCTGCCCAGCTGCTGATGGAGCAGGTGGCAGCAGAGGGCAGTGGGCCCCTCCTGTACCTGCTCTACCAGCATTTGCTCTTCAACTTCCACCTCTGGAGCCCCAGTGACTTTGCCGTGCGCCTTG GCCACATCCAGTACATGTCTAGCATAGTCCGGGAACACAGACAGAAGCTGCGGAAGAAGTATGGGGTTCAGTTCATCCTGGATGCGCTGCGCACCCACTACAG CCCACAGCGGGAGCACCCCCTAGCGGCTGACGATGTGCACACCGTGCAGACCTCACTCCTTGGCCTGGTGCGGGAGTTGCTGGTTCGGAGCTCTGCCACTGATGACATGCAGGTTGTGCTTAGCTTTCTGGTGGCTGCAGGTGATGATGGCCAG GTGGTGGGTGCTCTGGACCTGCTACTGGCACTGCTGCAGGGCTCACCAGCACAGGAGTCTCTGGCCATCTTCCTGTTGGAGCAAGGGAACCTGGAGGTCTTGCTGGCTCTGCTAGTGCAGCCGAGGTCACTGCCCCTGCTGCCCGACCGAGTCTGCAAG atcCTGCGCAAACTGCAGCAGAATGAGCGCTTACCTGAGCGGAGCCGTCAGCGGCTTCGGCTGCGAGAATACAGTCTCCAGGGTCTCATTGCCTGCCTGCCAGAGGGGGCTGCCTCCCCCCAGCTCTGCCAGGGCCTCTACAAGCTGTTCCTGGGGGCAG ATTGCGTGAACCTCTCTGATCTCTTGGCCGTGGTGCAGCTATCCCTCCAAGCCGACCTCAGCGTCCGCCTGGACGTTTGTCGCCAG CTCTTCCACCTCATCTATGGACAGCCAGACATAGTGCGGCTGCTGGCCCGACAGGCTGGCTGGCAGGATGTGCTGACCCGGCTGTACGTCCTGGAGGCCACCACAGTTGCCAgtcccctgcccttctccccagaGCCAGCCCTATGCAAGCCACCCACCGAGTCACCTGAGACTTCGGATGTCTTCTTGCCCTCAGAGacccccagccctgaccctgACACCTTTTATCACGCTCTCTCCCCATTTTGTATACCCTTTGACCTGGGCCTGGAACGGGCCAGCGTGGGTTCATGCAACACTGCCGGCGGGGGTGGTGGCAGCGGCAGTGGGACTCTtactccagccagccagcctggcACACCGTCCCCGCTGGACGGGCCCCGGCCCTTCCCTGTTGCCCACGGCCGCCATAGCTCCAGTCTCTCCAATGTGCTGGAGGATGGCAGCCTCCCGGAGCCCACCACCAGTGGGGATGATGCCTCAAATGCCAGCAACCCTCAG CAAACCTCTGAGGAGGAGTTGTGCAACCTGCTCACCAACGTGCTGTTCTCGGTGACATGGCGTGGTGTGGAAGGCAGTGATGAGGCCGCCTGGCGGGAGCGCGGCCAGGTGTTCTCGGTGCTCACCCAGCTGGGGGCCTCTGCTACGCTTGTGCGGCCACCGGACTGCATCAAGCGCAG cctcctggagATGATGCTTGAATCAGCCCTGACCGACATCAAAGAGGCCCCCGTTGGAGTCCTGGCCAGCCTTACCCAGCAGGCGCTTTGGCTGCTGCGCCTGCTGCAGGACTTCCTGTGCGCAGAGGGCCACGGTAACCAGGAGCTGTGGAGTGAGAAG CTCTTTGAAGGAGTGTGCAGCCTGCTTGACCGCCTGGGagcctggcctcacctggccaaTGGCACAGCGGATCTCCGAGAGATGGCACAGATTGGCCTGCGCCTAGTGCTTGGCTACATCCTGCTGGAGGACCCACAG CTGCACGCCCAGGCCTATGTGAAGCTGCACTCACTGCTGCAGACCACAGTGCCCATGCGGCGGGAAGAGGCCTGCTATGTGCTGTCTAAGCTGGAAGCGGCCCTGGCGCGGGCGCTGAACACCTCCCCCTCAAAAACGACCACCCAGGACAAGGAGTCCCCAAGTGCAGCTGCTGCTGCCACTGAACGCTGCTCGTGGCTGGTACCTCTGGTGCGGACGCTGCTGGACCGTGCCTATGGGCCGCTGGGGCTCCAGTGGGGACTGCCTTCCCTGCCACCCACCAACGGTAGCCCCACCTTCTTTGAGGACTTCCAGGCCTTTTGTGCCACACCTGAATGGCGCCACTTCATCGATAAGCAG GTACAACCCACCATGTCGCAGTTCGAGATGGACACGTACGCGAAGAGCCACGACCTCATGTCGGGCTTCTGGAACGCCTGCTACGACACGCTCATGAGTAGTGGACAGCGGCGCCAGCGGGAGCGGACACAGGGCCGCCGGGCCTTCCAG gagctgGTGCTGGAACCCGCGCAGAGGCGGGTGCGCCTGGAAGGGCTGCGCTACGGGGCCGCGGTGAAGCAGCAGGCAGCGCAGCAGTCCACCGCCCTGCTGCACTGGGGGGCGCTGTGGCGGCAGCTCTCCAGCCCCTGTGGGGCCTGGGCCCTGAg GGACCCACCTGTTCCGCGCTGGAAGCTGTCCAGCGCCGAGACGTACTCGCGCATGCGTCTGAAGCTAGTGCCCAACCACCACTTCAACCCGCACCTGGAAGCCAGCGCTCTGCGGGACAACCTGG GTGAGGGCCCCCTGACACCTACAGAGGAGGCCTCGCTGCCTCTAGCGGTGACCAAGGAGGCCAAAGTCAGCACTCTACCCGAGGAGCTGCAGGAAGACCAGCTGAGCGAGGAAGAGCTGGCTGCGCTAGAGAAAGC GATGCAGGCAGTGGAACTGGATGAGCAACATGAGAAGCTGGTGCTTTCAGCCGAGTGTCAGCTGGTCACGGTGGTGGCTGTGATCCCAGGGCTGCTGGAGATCACCACACAGCACGTGTACTTCTATGATGGCAGCGCCGAGCGTGTGGAAACGGAGGAGG GCATCGGCCACGACTTCCGGCGCCCGCTCACGCAGCTGCGAGAGGTCCACCTGCGCCGCTTCAACCTGCGCCGCTCAGCACTCGAGCTCTTCTTCATTGATCAAGCCAACTACTTCCTCAACTTCCCGTGCAAGGTGGGCGGGGCCATAGCCTCGTCTCCttgccaggcccccaggccccaaccctaccccatcccaccccacaccCAGGTACGGAACCAGATGTATTCGTTGCTCCTGCGCCTACGACCCCCGGCCCAAGGCTACCTAAGCAGCCGCTCCCCCCAGGAGATGCTGCGTGCCTCCGGCCTCACCCAG aAATGGGTACAGCGTGAGATTTCCAACTTCGAGTACTTGATGCAACTCAACACCATTGCGGGGCGGACCTACAATGACCTGTCTCAGTACCCTGTG TTCCCCTGGGTCCTGCAGGACTACGTGTCCCCAACTTTGGACCTCAGCAACCCGGCCGTCTTCCGCGACCTGTCCAAGCCCATCGGTGTGGTGAATCCCAAGCACGCCCAACTCGTGAGGGAGAA GTACGAGAGCTTCGAGGACCCAGCGGGCACCATTGACAAGTTCCACTATGGCACCCACTATTCCAACGCCGCAGGCGTGATGCACTACCTCATCCGCGTGGAACCCTTCACCTCCCTGCATGTCCAGCTGCAGAGTGGCCG CTTTGACTGCTCCGACCGACAGTTCCACTCAGTGGCAGCAGCCTGGCAGGCCCGCCTGGAGAGCCCTGCTGATGTGAAGGAGCTCATCCCAGAGTTCTTCTACTTCCCCGACTTCCTGGAAAACCAGAATG GCTTCGACTTGGGCTGCCTCCAGCTGACCAACGAGAAGGTGGGCGACGTGGTGCTGCCTCCGTGGGCCAGCTCTCCTGAGGACTTCATCCAGCAGCACCGCCAGGCTCTG gagtcAGAGTATGTGTCTGCCCACCTGCATGAGTGGATTGACCTCATCTTTGGCTACAAGCAGCGGGGCCCAGCTGCGGAAGAAGCCCTCAACGTCTTCTATTACTGCACCTATGAGG GGGCCGTGGACCTGGACCACGTGGTGGATGAGCGGGAACGGAAGGCTCTGGAGGGCATCATCAGTAATTTCGGGCAGACTCCCTGTCAGCTGCTAAAG GAGCCACATCCAGCTCGGCTGTCAGCCGAGGAAGCAGCCCAACGCCTTGCACGTCTGGACACTAACTCGCCTAGCATCTTCCAACACCTGGACCAGCTCAAGGCCTTCTTTGCAGAG GTCATCAGTGAAGGCGTGCCCCTGGTGCTGGCCGTGGTCCCCCACCGGCAGTCCCACTCTTTCACCATCCAGGGCTCCTCAGATCTGTTG GTGACTGTGAGTGCCAGTGGGCTGCTGGGCATCCACAACTGGTTGCCCTATGACCGTAACATAAACAACTACTTCAGCTTcaacaaagaccccaccatagGCAACCCCAA GATGCAACGACTGCTGAGTGGCCCGTGGGTGCCGGAAAGTGGCGTGAGTGGGCAAGCCCTGGCAGTGGCCCCCGACGCAAAGCTGCTGTTCAGTGGTGGCCACTGGGATGGCAGCCTGCGAGTGACTGCACTGCCCCGGGGCAAGCTGTTGAAGCAACTCAACCGTCACCTTG ACGTGGTGACCTGCCTTGCACTGGACACCTGTGGCATCTACCTCATCTCAGGCTCCCGGGACACCACGTGCATGGTGTGGCGGCTCCTGCAGGAG ggtggcCTCTCTGTGGGACTGGCGTCAAAGCCCGTGCAGGTCCTCTATGGGCATGAGGCTGCAGTAAGCTGTGTGGCCATCAACACTGAACTCGACATGGCTGTATCGGGATCtgag GATGGAACTGTGATCATCCACACTGTACGCCGTGGCCAGTTTGTGGCAGCACTACGGCCCCCGGGGGCCACATTACCCGGACCCGTGTTCCATCTGGCGCTGGGGTCTGAGGGCCACATTGTGGTACAGAGCTCGGCGCGGGAGCGTGTGGGGGCTCAG GTCACCTACTCCTTGCACCTGTACTCCGTGAATGGGAAGTTACGGGCTTCACTGCCCCTGGTAGAGCAGCCCACAGCCCTGGCGGTGACAGAGGACTTTGTTCTGCTGGGCACAGCCCAGTGTGCCCTGCACATCCTCCACCTGAACAA ACTGCTCCCGGCGGCGCCCCCCCTTCCCATGAAGGTGCCCATCCGCAGCGTGGCAGTGACCAAGGAGCGCAGCCACGTGCTCGTGGGCCTGGAGGACGGCAAGCTGATTGTCGTGGGCGCGGGGCAGCCCTCCGAG GCGCGCAGCAGCCAGTTCGCGCGGAAGCTGTGGCGGTCCTCCAGGCGCATCTCGCAGGTGTCCTCGGGGGAGACGGAGTACAACCCGGGAGAGGCGCGCTGA